A segment of the Gammaproteobacteria bacterium genome:
GTGGCATCGCCACCAACATCGCGTAGAAGGCGGCCTTCAAGGTACCAAAGGAGATGGGAACCAGGCTATATTTTGGCTCAAAGTCACTACTAGAAGAGGAGGACTGCCAGGTGTATTCCGGCTCCTCATAGCTCTCATACCATACTTCGCCCCACAAAGAGGACCAGGAGACCTCAGGATGTTCATTATTAATTCGCCAGAACTGCATCTTGCCATTTTGGTCTTCAAACCACATAGCGTTAGCCCGCGGACTAATGGCAATCGCATGAATTGCGGTATCGGCCAGTGGCTCTACAAGTAGCGTCCGATGTGCCGTACTATGGTAAAGACCGATATTACCGTCACGATCTGCGGCCACAAAACCTTTACGCCCAGACTCTATAGCAATTTTATCGATCGGTTTATCTTGCGCGTCAAAGCTTCGAATCAGCGTCAATACTTTATTATTGTGCTCATCACGTACCGGAAACCACTGGCTGATGCGCCCGGTAGAGTCCCCCACCATCAAAGAGATGCCGCCCGTTAGGAACATGGCCGTGGTCACCCGTGCACCTTGTTCAACAATACGCAGACGCTGCTCTAACTCGGGTTCTTCCTTATCACGAATATTGAAAAAACTAAGTTCGCCACTCTGATCAATCGCATAAATCTTATCTTGCTCCTGCCCCATTAACAGATAGTCCAGGGTGCTGGAGTCATAATTGAGTGTGAGATTCTCCTGTTCTATATCGAACATCCCCTCATCCATCATCGACTCTTCTTTGATGAGATGCGTCATCAGCAACCGACCATCGTTGGTCGCGGCGGCAATGGTCGCCTCCTCTTCACCATTTTGAAAAGCGATATAGCTCAGGATATCGCCCTCATCATCAATAGTGATGGGCTCCTCGCCAAAGGGGTAAGCAATTTGCGGGGTGATCTTACGCTGATCATTTGGGAAAGTGACTTTGTATTGGTGCTTAACCACCACCGCTTGACCGTTAGAGAGCCCGTAAACAACCAAGCCATGCTCAAGCGCTGCGGAAGCAAAAGAGCTTACCGCCGCACCGGCAGGTAACTCGATCTCTTCACGATAGCGTAGTGAACCATCGTCCAGATTATAAAACTCGGCAACCGCTGAGCGGGTAAAGCGCACACCGATCTCAGACTGCTCTTCCATCGCCAGGTAGAGTGTTTCACTACTACCCGCACTCTCCACACTATAGCTGGCCACAGGGTCAATCTCTGCGGATTTGAAGAGCGGCACCACCACAAAGAACAGGTAGAAGAAGATCAGCGCAATCGCCAAAATGACACTGGCACCACCGACAGTAACGGCATACCGAGCCAGCACATCTTTCACCATGCGTCTCTTGTTGTGGCGCAGCCGCGCTGCAGCCGTTTTATTTATATCTATCTTGGCAGTCATAATACATAGCCACTATTGTTGTGGAGGCAAATTTAACGGCCAATTATGACAGCAATGTGACAGCAACGTCACGAGCTTTTCGCCATCCGTGTTTAACCGTATGAATTCACAGAATTAATAGGGTAATACCCACGCTATTATTTGTTTTTTGTGACAAAATAAAACCCGCAGAAGCGGGTTCTATTTTGTCCACTGAAGCGGGCTGCTCTAGTGAGAGATACGCAACTTGGCCAGCTCTTTTTCGGCAATCGCAGCCGATACGGGCACATAACCATCCTTCACTACGACCCCCTGACCCACTTTAGAAAGCACTAGCTTAAGGAACTCATACTCCATGGGTGGCAGTGCTTTGTTTGGGTGTTTGTTTACATAAACATACAGGTAGCGTGACAGTGGGTATTTACCCGAGCTTGCAGTCTCAAGCGTTGCCGGAATAAATGGCTTACCTGCTTTTTTAGCCAAGGGCAGCAGCTTCACACCAGCCGTTCTGTAGCCGATACCGGAATAACCAACGGCATTCAGCGAAGCGGTGACTGACTGTACCACGGAAGCCGAACCCGGCTGCTCGTTAACGGTATTTTTGAAATCGCCCTTACACAGCCCTTTTTTCTTAAAGTAGCCATAGGTACCTGAAACAGAGTTACGGCCAAACAGCTGTATATCCCGGTCAGTCCAACTACCCGTCAGGCCCAGGTCACCCCATTTACGCACATCGGCATCCGCACCGCACTTGCGTGTGGAAGAGAAGATGGCATCAATCTGAGGAATGGTTAACCCTTCCAGGGGATTATCCTTGTGCACGTAGACAGCCAGTGCATCGATAGCAACACGAACAGCCGTTGGCTTGTAACCATGTTTTTTCTCGAAAGACTCAATTTCCTTGCTCTTCATCTTGCGACTCATCGGCCCCATACTGGCAGTGCCTTCACTGAGCGCAGGCGGTGCGGTTGATGAACCTGCCGCCTGAATCTGGATATTCACATTAGGATAGGCTCGCTTGAACTCCTCAGCCCAGAGCGTCATCAAATTGGCCAGCGTATCAGAGCCGGCACTGCTTAAATTTCCTGACACACCACTTGTGCGCTCATAATCAGGTAATGCCTGATCCACCTCGGCACCGGCAACCGCAACACCTGACATCAGGCCAAATGCAACACTACCTGCAACCAGCTTCTTGAATATCTTCATCTCATCTCCCCAATATTACAGTTTGAACGCATCAAAAATTGATCGCCCTATTATTCTCACATTAAGTAACAGTAGTATTAAGCTTTTATGACAGTTTTATGACGCTGCAACAGGCGTTTCACGCTTCGGTTTTTTTGCCGCCAAGTTTAGTGGAAAGCAGCCACGGAAAATACTCCCCTTACCGACCGTACTTTCAATGGTCAAACGTGCATCATGGTTTTCCAGTATGTGTTTAGCAATCGCCAAACCCAGGCCGGTTCCCCCGGCATCACGGGAGCGTCCAACATCCACCCGATAAAATCGCTCAGTCAAACGGGAAATATGTTGCGGTGCCACACCCACGCCCGAATCCTCCACCTCAAAAAAAACAGTCGCGTCAGTCGCATACCAGCGGATAAAAATATCACCACCCGGAGGGGTGTAATGGACGGCATTGAAG
Coding sequences within it:
- a CDS encoding ABC transporter permease subunit, coding for MTAKIDINKTAAARLRHNKRRMVKDVLARYAVTVGGASVILAIALIFFYLFFVVVPLFKSAEIDPVASYSVESAGSSETLYLAMEEQSEIGVRFTRSAVAEFYNLDDGSLRYREEIELPAGAAVSSFASAALEHGLVVYGLSNGQAVVVKHQYKVTFPNDQRKITPQIAYPFGEEPITIDDEGDILSYIAFQNGEEEATIAAATNDGRLLMTHLIKEESMMDEGMFDIEQENLTLNYDSSTLDYLLMGQEQDKIYAIDQSGELSFFNIRDKEEPELEQRLRIVEQGARVTTAMFLTGGISLMVGDSTGRISQWFPVRDEHNNKVLTLIRSFDAQDKPIDKIAIESGRKGFVAADRDGNIGLYHSTAHRTLLVEPLADTAIHAIAISPRANAMWFEDQNGKMQFWRINNEHPEVSWSSLWGEVWYESYEEPEYTWQSSSSSSDFEPKYSLVPISFGTLKAAFYAMLVAMPLAILGAIYTAYFMAPKMRNIVKPSIEIMEALPTVILGFLAGLWLAPFIESHLPGIFIMLILVPSAIILAAFSWQFAPRRLRHAIPEGWEAALLLPVVVIALWLSYGFSPAIETAFFGGDMRHYLSNELGIDFDQRNALVVGLAMGFAVIPTIFSIAEDAVFGVPRHLSHGSLALGATPWQTMWGVVLLTASPGIFSAVMIGFGRAVGETMIVLMATGNTPIMDMSIFQGLRTLSANIAVEVPESEVASTHYRILFLAALVLFAFTFFFNTLAEVVRQRLRKKYSSL
- a CDS encoding phosphate ABC transporter substrate-binding protein PstS family protein codes for the protein MKIFKKLVAGSVAFGLMSGVAVAGAEVDQALPDYERTSGVSGNLSSAGSDTLANLMTLWAEEFKRAYPNVNIQIQAAGSSTAPPALSEGTASMGPMSRKMKSKEIESFEKKHGYKPTAVRVAIDALAVYVHKDNPLEGLTIPQIDAIFSSTRKCGADADVRKWGDLGLTGSWTDRDIQLFGRNSVSGTYGYFKKKGLCKGDFKNTVNEQPGSASVVQSVTASLNAVGYSGIGYRTAGVKLLPLAKKAGKPFIPATLETASSGKYPLSRYLYVYVNKHPNKALPPMEYEFLKLVLSKVGQGVVVKDGYVPVSAAIAEKELAKLRISH